A genomic region of Pseudoalteromonas rubra contains the following coding sequences:
- a CDS encoding thiamine pyrophosphate-dependent dehydrogenase E1 component subunit alpha gives MTNPNNISLNISHALEFIDGHALNIPTLKILSEDGDILDGATAPDLDKETALRIYSTMRFIRLLDERMQAAQRQGRISFYMQCLGEEAAITASAAALKQEDMIMAQYREQAALHYRGFSLEQFMNQLFSNEKDLGKGRQMPVHYGSNELHYLTISSPLGTQIPQATGYAYGQKLKHIDAQSGELSSEIDNVTICYFGEGAASEGDFHAGLNMAAVHKAPVLFFARNNGYAISTPADEQFKGDGIASRGVGYGIKTIRVDGADTLAVYAATQKAREIAVTTGEPVLIESIAYRLGAHSTSDDPSGYRTKDEEAEFKSNCPVARFKAWLLKQGWLNEEEDEAQKDKIREEILAALKVAEKIQKPALEELVSDVYDTPIPALQKQYEELKEHIKQHPDAYPITAGRIK, from the coding sequence ATGACTAACCCCAATAACATATCGTTGAATATCAGCCATGCGCTCGAATTTATCGATGGCCATGCGCTTAACATCCCAACGCTGAAGATACTCAGCGAAGACGGTGACATTTTAGATGGCGCCACTGCACCTGACTTAGATAAAGAGACGGCGCTACGTATTTACTCAACAATGCGCTTTATCCGCCTGTTAGATGAACGTATGCAGGCGGCACAGCGTCAGGGTCGGATTAGCTTCTACATGCAATGTTTAGGAGAAGAGGCTGCGATTACCGCCAGTGCGGCTGCGCTTAAGCAAGAAGATATGATTATGGCGCAGTACCGAGAGCAAGCTGCGCTTCATTATCGTGGTTTCTCACTTGAGCAGTTTATGAACCAGCTGTTCTCAAACGAAAAAGATTTGGGCAAAGGCCGCCAGATGCCGGTTCACTATGGCTCAAACGAATTACATTATCTGACCATTTCATCGCCACTTGGCACACAGATCCCACAAGCGACGGGCTATGCCTATGGTCAAAAGCTTAAGCACATTGATGCACAAAGTGGTGAGCTCAGCAGCGAGATTGACAATGTAACCATCTGTTATTTCGGTGAGGGGGCCGCGTCAGAAGGCGACTTCCATGCTGGTTTAAACATGGCCGCAGTGCATAAAGCCCCGGTGCTATTTTTTGCGCGTAACAATGGTTACGCTATCTCGACCCCGGCTGATGAACAGTTCAAAGGCGACGGTATTGCTTCTCGTGGTGTTGGTTATGGCATTAAAACCATTCGTGTTGATGGTGCAGACACTTTGGCTGTGTATGCCGCCACACAAAAGGCCCGCGAAATTGCAGTGACTACTGGCGAACCCGTTCTGATTGAATCCATTGCTTACCGCCTCGGTGCGCACTCTACATCTGATGACCCTTCTGGCTATCGTACAAAAGATGAAGAAGCCGAATTCAAGTCAAATTGTCCGGTAGCTCGCTTCAAGGCCTGGTTGCTCAAGCAAGGCTGGCTGAACGAAGAAGAAGACGAAGCACAAAAAGACAAGATCCGTGAAGAGATCCTGGCTGCACTGAAAGTCGCTGAAAAGATACAAAAACCTGCATTGGAAGAGTTGGTTTCCGACGTTTACGATACACCAATTCCGGCACTACAAAAACAATACGAAGAACTAAAAGAGCATATTAAACAGCATCCGGATGCGTATCCAATTACGGCTGGGAGGATCAAATAA
- the astE gene encoding succinylglutamate desuccinylase codes for MYLDTLKQTGDFLTLTRNNEFSLAAEQFTLSNGTLVEVKDTGVIQFTPASYGDKDIVLSSAVHGNETAPIEICDAFIQDVILERIELAHRVLFIFGNPKSINIAERFVDENLNRLFNGAHENRTDNPEQIRAAKLESYVRDFFTSVPEGRYRCHYDLHTAIRGSKNEKFAVYPFLHGKPWKKSQLQFMLACGVNTILMMRSAATTFSYFSSFQFGADAFTVELGQVKPFGQNDMSRFRAVKQTLKALISQESVKYDEFNAGDFELFQVHRTINRTCEAFSFPFPDSAVNFTGFAKGELLATDGDTDYFAEVEGEAIIFPNAKVALGQRALLTVVPLEVDENFV; via the coding sequence ATGTACCTTGATACGTTAAAACAAACTGGAGACTTCCTGACTTTGACTCGTAATAACGAGTTTTCTCTTGCTGCTGAGCAATTTACACTCAGCAACGGTACTTTGGTTGAAGTAAAAGATACCGGCGTTATCCAGTTTACACCTGCCTCTTATGGCGACAAAGACATCGTTCTGTCCAGTGCGGTTCATGGTAATGAAACTGCCCCAATCGAAATATGCGACGCGTTTATTCAGGATGTGATTCTGGAGCGAATTGAACTGGCTCATCGTGTTTTGTTTATATTCGGAAACCCAAAATCCATCAATATCGCTGAGCGTTTTGTTGATGAAAACCTTAATCGTCTGTTTAATGGTGCCCACGAAAACCGCACCGATAACCCGGAGCAGATCCGGGCTGCGAAACTTGAAAGCTATGTACGTGACTTTTTCACCAGCGTGCCAGAAGGACGTTACCGTTGTCATTATGACCTGCATACTGCAATTCGTGGTTCAAAAAATGAAAAGTTCGCCGTTTACCCGTTCTTGCACGGAAAACCCTGGAAGAAATCACAGCTTCAATTCATGCTGGCATGTGGCGTCAATACCATATTAATGATGCGCTCAGCAGCCACGACATTCAGTTATTTTTCGTCATTTCAATTCGGTGCAGATGCTTTTACTGTGGAACTGGGGCAGGTCAAGCCTTTTGGACAGAATGACATGTCACGCTTTAGGGCAGTTAAACAAACGTTGAAAGCATTAATTAGTCAAGAAAGTGTTAAATATGATGAATTCAATGCAGGTGACTTCGAATTGTTCCAGGTGCACCGTACGATAAACCGAACCTGTGAAGCGTTTTCATTCCCATTCCCTGATTCTGCGGTAAATTTCACCGGTTTTGCTAAAGGTGAGTTGCTGGCGACAGATGGTGATACGGATTATTTTGCAGAGGTTGAGGGTGAAGCAATCATTTTCCCGAATGCTAAAGTTGCGTTGGGTCAACGTGCATTATTAACAGTTGTGCCGCTCGAAGTCGACGAAAACTTTGTATAA
- the pgm gene encoding phosphoglucomutase (alpha-D-glucose-1,6-bisphosphate-dependent) — translation MANHPNAGKPAPLSQLANIPKLVSAYYLNEPDLEQNPEQCVAFGTSGHRGCSYNVKFNESHILAITQAICDYRKANNIFGPLFLGKDTHALSEAAFNSAIEVLVANEVHVVTQENDDFTPTPVISHAIICHNQTHPHELADGIVVTPSHNPPEDGGFKYNPPNGGPADTDVTKWIEDRANQLLTEDLVEVELFPFAKASRSGFVKYVDLITPYVEDLANIVDLDAIAKAGVRIGVDPLGGSGINFWPVIAKQYGLDLTVVNEQVDPRFAFMPLDKDGKIRMDCSSPFAMANLVAIKDDYDIGIGNDPDYDRHGIVTKDGLMNPNHFLAVSIDYLLKHRDWRSDIKIGKTLVSSAMIDKVVKGNQREVYEVPVGFKWFVEGLSKQWLAFGGEESAGASFLRMNGDVWNTDKDGFILGLLAAEILAVTGKTPSQYYRELEAQYGAPVYKRIDAPAAPEQKARLKALSPQDVTASTLAGDAITDILTEAPGNNAPIGGLKVVTESGWFAARPSGTEDIYKIYLESFKGEAHLAELEQAAKALVDGVIR, via the coding sequence ATGGCAAATCACCCCAATGCAGGCAAACCAGCACCGTTAAGTCAGCTGGCGAATATTCCCAAACTGGTATCAGCTTACTATTTGAATGAGCCTGACCTTGAGCAAAATCCTGAGCAGTGTGTTGCTTTTGGTACGTCAGGTCACCGCGGTTGTTCGTACAATGTGAAATTCAATGAGTCTCACATTCTGGCCATTACTCAGGCTATATGTGATTACAGAAAAGCGAACAACATTTTTGGGCCATTATTTCTGGGCAAAGATACGCATGCTTTATCGGAAGCTGCGTTCAACTCTGCTATTGAAGTGCTGGTTGCTAATGAGGTCCATGTGGTGACACAGGAAAATGACGATTTCACGCCAACGCCTGTGATCAGTCACGCCATTATATGCCATAACCAGACGCATCCTCATGAACTAGCCGATGGCATTGTGGTTACACCATCACATAACCCGCCTGAAGATGGCGGCTTTAAATATAACCCACCCAATGGTGGCCCAGCCGATACTGATGTGACAAAGTGGATTGAAGATCGCGCCAACCAGTTGTTGACAGAAGATTTGGTTGAAGTGGAACTTTTCCCGTTTGCCAAAGCAAGCCGCTCAGGTTTTGTAAAATATGTCGATTTAATCACGCCTTATGTTGAAGATTTGGCAAATATTGTCGACCTGGATGCGATTGCCAAAGCGGGTGTGCGTATTGGCGTCGATCCCTTGGGTGGTTCTGGCATTAACTTCTGGCCCGTCATTGCCAAACAATATGGGTTGGACTTAACCGTTGTAAACGAACAGGTTGACCCGCGCTTTGCCTTTATGCCATTGGACAAAGATGGAAAAATCCGAATGGATTGTTCCTCGCCATTTGCAATGGCTAACTTGGTCGCTATTAAAGACGACTATGACATTGGCATTGGTAATGATCCAGATTATGACCGTCACGGCATCGTCACTAAAGATGGCTTGATGAACCCGAATCATTTCCTGGCGGTATCTATTGACTACTTGCTAAAACACCGTGACTGGCGCAGTGACATTAAAATCGGTAAAACTCTGGTATCAAGTGCCATGATCGATAAAGTGGTCAAAGGCAATCAGCGTGAAGTATACGAAGTGCCGGTTGGCTTCAAGTGGTTTGTTGAAGGCCTGAGCAAGCAATGGTTGGCATTTGGGGGCGAAGAAAGTGCAGGTGCATCGTTCTTACGTATGAATGGTGACGTTTGGAACACGGATAAAGATGGGTTCATTTTGGGCCTGCTGGCTGCGGAAATTTTGGCTGTTACAGGTAAAACGCCGTCTCAATATTATCGTGAACTTGAAGCGCAGTACGGCGCACCGGTTTATAAACGCATTGACGCCCCAGCCGCGCCTGAGCAAAAAGCCAGATTGAAAGCGCTTAGTCCACAAGATGTAACCGCCAGCACGCTTGCAGGCGATGCTATTACAGATATTTTAACCGAAGCACCGGGTAACAATGCGCCCATTGGTGGGTTGAAAGTTGTGACGGAGTCGGGCTGGTTCGCCGCACGCCCTTCAGGCACAGAAGACATTTATAAGATTTACCTTGAGTCGTTTAAAGGCGAAGCGCACCTTGCAGAGCTTGAACAGGCGGCTAAGGCATTGGTGGATGGCGTGATCCGCTAA
- a CDS encoding SDR family NAD(P)-dependent oxidoreductase, which yields MPEVLITGASSGIGLALARRYIEAGYKVHVCGRSKEKLESVLPESEHIRHWCFDLNDKAAIFDLAERLPPLDGIILNAGGCEYIDDARHFDSALFERIISVNLISVGYCLEAWLGKLAPGAFLVFVSSSASYLPLPRAEAYGASKAGLTYLAKTLDVDFAGSGIQVSVVHPGFVDTPLTQKNDFPMPCQITSEQAAERIFRGVENKQFDIHFPRRFTYLLKFFGWLPHTVWRRLAAKWIKR from the coding sequence ATGCCCGAAGTTTTGATCACTGGCGCAAGTTCCGGAATAGGGCTGGCTCTGGCCAGACGTTATATTGAAGCCGGATACAAAGTGCACGTCTGCGGCCGTAGCAAAGAAAAACTCGAATCGGTGCTACCTGAATCAGAACATATCCGTCACTGGTGTTTTGATCTAAACGATAAAGCGGCAATTTTTGACTTAGCTGAACGTTTGCCGCCTTTAGACGGCATCATTCTCAATGCCGGAGGCTGTGAGTATATAGACGATGCACGTCACTTTGACTCAGCATTGTTTGAGCGCATCATCAGCGTCAATTTAATTTCAGTCGGTTATTGTCTGGAAGCTTGGCTTGGTAAGCTTGCTCCAGGCGCTTTTTTGGTGTTTGTCAGCTCATCAGCCAGTTACTTGCCGTTACCTCGGGCGGAAGCCTATGGCGCGTCAAAAGCGGGCCTTACTTACCTGGCCAAAACACTGGATGTAGATTTCGCAGGCAGTGGTATTCAGGTGAGCGTTGTCCACCCAGGTTTTGTAGATACGCCTTTGACGCAAAAGAATGATTTTCCGATGCCTTGTCAAATTACCAGTGAACAGGCTGCTGAACGCATTTTCAGGGGTGTGGAGAACAAGCAGTTCGATATTCACTTTCCACGCAGGTTTACCTATCTGCTCAAATTCTTTGGTTGGTTGCCACACACCGTTTGGCGCCGCCTTGCCGCAAAATGGATAAAAAGATGA
- a CDS encoding sigma-70 family RNA polymerase sigma factor → MIEKSRQQSTETPQGSVMKDVAATQTSEQRLLSAEQQAQLCDWMDRIANQRDRKAFACLFKWFAPKVLHLGRQRFGDASQAQELLQESMANVWRKAHLFNSEKGAVTTWIYTLVRNQSFDMLRKMQTNREDNLSEDIWQQHSNERDDSAEFSDHLLDRQLVEYVEKLPEEQKNVVKGIYFQELSQEELANQLGIPLGTVKSRLRLALGKLKAHMGEHHD, encoded by the coding sequence ATGATAGAAAAGAGCCGACAGCAAAGTACCGAAACGCCACAGGGGTCAGTTATGAAAGACGTTGCTGCTACACAAACATCGGAGCAACGTTTGCTCAGCGCTGAGCAACAGGCGCAGTTATGCGATTGGATGGATCGTATTGCAAACCAAAGAGACAGAAAAGCGTTTGCCTGCCTATTTAAGTGGTTTGCGCCAAAAGTGCTGCATTTGGGTCGTCAACGATTTGGTGATGCAAGTCAGGCGCAGGAGCTTTTACAAGAAAGTATGGCAAACGTGTGGCGAAAAGCACATTTGTTTAACTCGGAGAAGGGCGCTGTAACTACTTGGATATACACTTTGGTTCGTAACCAGTCTTTCGATATGCTCAGAAAGATGCAGACCAACCGCGAAGATAATCTGAGTGAAGATATTTGGCAGCAGCACAGCAACGAGCGTGATGACAGTGCCGAGTTCTCCGACCACCTCCTCGACAGGCAGCTTGTTGAATACGTTGAAAAGTTACCTGAAGAGCAAAAAAATGTCGTTAAGGGCATTTACTTCCAGGAACTGAGTCAGGAAGAGCTGGCAAATCAACTGGGGATACCTTTGGGCACAGTTAAGTCTCGGCTCAGATTAGCATTAGGTAAATTAAAGGCACACATGGGGGAGCATCATGATTAA
- a CDS encoding LON peptidase substrate-binding domain-containing protein encodes MALFPLPVFLLPGGVTRLRIFEQKYLRMVKEAGDDRHFAIGLYKSANEHQTAPWASWVEIIDFGSAEDDILTIDVRSKGLLDIDEVWMESDGLRQARFTARVHWATTELLPRYQHISDELARIFNQNPELAALYPEPRFEDAAWVAGRFLEVLPFSPEHKEGFCEPDTLPQALKFLDTILTGQED; translated from the coding sequence ATGGCACTTTTTCCATTACCTGTATTCCTGTTACCCGGCGGCGTTACGCGGTTGCGGATTTTTGAGCAAAAATACTTGCGTATGGTCAAAGAAGCTGGCGATGACCGTCACTTTGCTATTGGCTTGTACAAGTCTGCCAATGAGCATCAAACTGCGCCATGGGCAAGTTGGGTCGAAATTATTGACTTTGGCTCAGCAGAAGATGATATTCTGACGATAGACGTGAGATCAAAGGGATTACTGGACATTGACGAGGTCTGGATGGAGTCCGATGGACTGCGTCAGGCACGCTTCACCGCAAGAGTGCATTGGGCGACGACAGAGCTGTTGCCCAGGTATCAGCATATCAGTGACGAACTGGCTCGTATCTTTAATCAGAATCCCGAATTGGCAGCACTTTACCCTGAGCCCAGGTTTGAGGATGCTGCCTGGGTGGCGGGACGTTTTCTGGAAGTCTTACCTTTTTCTCCAGAGCACAAAGAGGGGTTTTGCGAACCAGACACTCTGCCGCAGGCGCTAAAATTCCTTGATACTATTTTAACCGGACAAGAAGACTGA
- a CDS encoding dihydrolipoyllysine-residue acetyltransferase codes for MSKEFILPDIGEGIVECELVEWLVNVGDEVKEDQPICDVMTDKALVQIPAVHDGVITQLHYAKGDIAKVHEPLFAMDVAGEAPAPVSSVSDSDSVAPASTAHLEDFILPDIGEGIVECEIVEWLVAEGDEIKEDQAVCDVMTDKALVQIPAKYDGVVEKLYYQKGDIAQVHSPLFQMRLGADHSPKQDELAVHKPQPVKESKAPSAQSSAPAKVNGKAVASPAVRRRAREMDIDITLVPGSGKNGRVFKEDLERFAQGDSTAVAQATPAQIEPSATAPVGAGSTRVEAIRGMKAAMAKQMVASVSTIPHFTYSDEIDLTELIALRKSLKEQYAKQGIKLTMMPFFIKALSLAIKEFPILNSQVNDECTEITYFDDHNIGMAVDSKLGLLVPNIKQCQNKSIVDVAEAVTQLTDAAREGRVSPNDLKGGTISISNIGAIGGTTATPIINKPEVAIVALGKLQHLPRFDAQGNVVSRSIMQVSWSGDHRVIDGGTIARFNNLWKSYLEEPAKMMMAMR; via the coding sequence ATGTCTAAAGAATTTATTTTACCGGATATTGGCGAAGGGATCGTTGAATGTGAACTGGTCGAGTGGCTGGTTAATGTCGGTGATGAAGTGAAAGAAGATCAGCCAATTTGTGATGTGATGACAGATAAGGCACTGGTTCAGATCCCAGCCGTGCATGACGGTGTGATCACCCAGTTACATTACGCTAAGGGTGACATTGCGAAAGTGCATGAGCCACTGTTTGCTATGGATGTAGCTGGCGAAGCGCCTGCACCTGTTAGCAGTGTAAGTGACAGTGATTCTGTAGCCCCTGCATCAACAGCGCATTTAGAAGATTTTATTTTGCCGGACATTGGTGAAGGAATTGTTGAGTGTGAGATCGTAGAATGGTTGGTCGCAGAAGGCGACGAAATCAAAGAAGATCAGGCTGTATGCGATGTAATGACAGACAAAGCGCTGGTGCAAATTCCGGCCAAGTATGATGGTGTTGTTGAAAAACTATATTATCAGAAAGGTGATATTGCTCAGGTTCACAGCCCGCTATTTCAGATGCGTCTTGGTGCTGATCATAGCCCGAAACAAGATGAACTGGCTGTGCATAAACCACAACCTGTGAAAGAGAGCAAAGCACCATCTGCACAGTCTTCCGCGCCAGCGAAAGTAAATGGCAAAGCGGTCGCTTCTCCAGCTGTCAGACGCCGCGCGCGTGAAATGGACATCGATATTACCCTGGTACCTGGCTCGGGCAAAAATGGTCGAGTGTTTAAAGAAGACCTGGAACGTTTTGCGCAAGGCGATAGTACGGCCGTTGCTCAGGCAACACCGGCTCAAATTGAACCGTCAGCAACTGCGCCTGTTGGTGCAGGATCAACCCGGGTTGAGGCTATCCGAGGTATGAAAGCCGCGATGGCCAAGCAAATGGTGGCGTCTGTTTCTACCATCCCACACTTTACTTACAGTGATGAAATTGACCTGACAGAACTGATCGCACTACGTAAGTCTCTTAAAGAGCAGTATGCAAAGCAAGGCATTAAGCTGACAATGATGCCATTCTTTATTAAAGCTCTGTCTCTCGCGATAAAAGAGTTTCCAATCCTTAATTCGCAGGTCAATGATGAGTGTACAGAGATCACTTATTTTGATGATCACAACATAGGTATGGCTGTTGATAGTAAGCTCGGCTTATTAGTACCTAACATTAAGCAATGTCAGAATAAGTCAATTGTGGATGTGGCTGAAGCAGTAACCCAGTTAACAGATGCAGCGCGCGAAGGGCGAGTATCACCAAATGACCTTAAAGGTGGAACGATTTCAATTTCGAATATCGGTGCAATTGGTGGTACCACAGCGACCCCAATCATTAATAAACCTGAAGTTGCTATTGTTGCGTTAGGTAAATTACAACATTTGCCGCGTTTTGACGCGCAAGGCAATGTGGTCTCACGCTCGATTATGCAAGTCAGCTGGTCTGGTGACCATCGCGTAATTGATGGCGGAACCATTGCAAGATTTAATAATTTGTGGAAGTCTTACTTAGAGGAGCCGGCTAAAATGATGATGGCTATGCGCTAA
- the seqA gene encoding replication initiation negative regulator SeqA, whose translation MKKIEIDDELYQYIASNTQSIGESASQILRRLLNLNSVAQPAEEPVQAAEPAAQPEVEPQQTVVSNETSGNVFDILNKEELAMQKGVVGRFLFILAAFHRSHKADFHKVLEIKGRDRIYFSTSKAALLESGSSTNPKNIADSQYWVMTNSNTTRKKMMLHEVALILGYSAQQAETIRDYL comes from the coding sequence ATGAAAAAAATAGAAATAGATGACGAGCTATATCAGTACATTGCCAGTAACACGCAAAGTATTGGTGAAAGCGCTTCCCAGATCCTGCGTCGTTTATTAAACCTGAACTCAGTAGCACAGCCGGCTGAGGAGCCCGTACAAGCAGCAGAACCCGCTGCGCAACCAGAAGTTGAGCCGCAGCAAACCGTGGTTTCAAATGAAACTTCAGGTAACGTATTTGATATTCTCAATAAAGAAGAGCTGGCTATGCAAAAAGGCGTAGTAGGGCGCTTCTTGTTTATTCTGGCGGCGTTTCATCGTAGCCACAAAGCAGATTTCCACAAAGTGTTGGAGATCAAAGGGCGAGATCGCATTTATTTTTCGACCAGCAAAGCTGCGCTGCTCGAAAGCGGTAGTAGTACAAACCCGAAAAACATCGCGGACAGTCAGTATTGGGTCATGACAAACTCAAATACGACGCGTAAGAAAATGATGTTGCACGAAGTTGCGCTCATACTTGGTTATTCGGCGCAACAAGCAGAAACTATCCGAGACTACCTATAA
- a CDS encoding ChrR family anti-sigma-E factor, which translates to MIKYHPSEQILQSYVQGELCASLSVAVSMHIDMCPQCQRLAHQFETSCAHSFIGEESDPQNEDSWDDLIAQITKDALFDERPAPAPLEIEVKGEQFVLPSSLHNVGLSGWLKLGKLSRSRLDLGDGKLHASLLHIEKGGSVPQHTHKGFELTLLLSGEFKDEMDNYVPGDFIMLDGEHEHSPVATESCLCFTLADDALHFSQGLSQLFNPIGKLIY; encoded by the coding sequence ATGATTAAATACCACCCATCCGAACAAATCCTGCAATCTTATGTTCAAGGAGAACTGTGTGCTTCGTTGAGCGTAGCCGTGAGTATGCACATAGATATGTGCCCGCAATGTCAGAGGTTGGCACATCAATTTGAAACAAGCTGTGCCCACAGCTTTATAGGCGAAGAAAGTGATCCACAGAACGAAGATAGCTGGGATGACCTGATTGCACAGATCACCAAGGATGCGCTTTTTGATGAAAGGCCAGCACCTGCACCTCTTGAGATAGAGGTGAAAGGTGAACAATTCGTGTTGCCTTCCAGCTTACATAATGTTGGCCTCAGTGGGTGGCTGAAACTGGGTAAGCTGTCCCGGTCGAGGTTGGATCTGGGCGATGGCAAGCTACACGCAAGCCTTTTGCACATTGAAAAGGGAGGGAGTGTTCCTCAGCACACACACAAAGGATTTGAGTTAACATTACTCCTGTCCGGCGAGTTCAAAGATGAAATGGACAACTACGTACCCGGAGATTTCATTATGCTTGACGGTGAACACGAGCACTCTCCGGTCGCTACTGAATCGTGTTTATGCTTCACCCTAGCTGACGATGCACTGCATTTCAGTCAGGGCTTGAGCCAATTGTTCAATCCCATTGGTAAGTTGATCTACTAA
- a CDS encoding nuclear transport factor 2 family protein — protein MTEQPDWLDNFVRIYNKLDRETLHLLAEIYHPDIQFSDPLHGINGLTNLSTYFSDMYSNVISCQFDIHHNLSQGDQAALYWTMRYRHNRLGKGQEIFVEGHSYLKVQDGKVIMHRDYFDAGSLLYEHIPLMGMGIRWLKARVSGEQSGDAANKGAQACPKF, from the coding sequence ATGACCGAACAACCAGACTGGCTCGACAATTTTGTAAGGATTTACAATAAGCTAGACAGAGAAACCTTACATTTATTGGCAGAGATCTATCACCCCGACATACAATTTAGCGATCCGCTTCATGGGATCAATGGGCTGACCAACCTGAGCACATACTTCAGCGATATGTACAGCAACGTGATTAGTTGCCAGTTTGATATTCACCACAACTTGTCGCAGGGCGATCAAGCCGCTTTGTACTGGACAATGCGCTATCGTCACAACCGCCTTGGCAAGGGGCAGGAAATATTTGTTGAGGGCCACTCTTATCTCAAAGTTCAGGACGGCAAAGTAATAATGCACCGGGATTATTTTGATGCAGGTAGTTTGCTCTATGAACACATTCCACTAATGGGAATGGGGATACGTTGGTTAAAAGCCCGCGTGTCTGGCGAGCAAAGTGGTGATGCAGCGAACAAGGGAGCGCAGGCATGCCCGAAGTTTTGA
- a CDS encoding alpha-ketoacid dehydrogenase subunit beta: MAKMNMLHAINSALDITMAEHPQACIFGEDVGYFGGVFRATSGLQEKYGKHRVFNTPLTEQGILGFANGLAAFGAPALAEIQFADYIFPAFDQIVNESAKFRYRSGNEFNVGNLTIRTPYGGGIAGGLYHSQSPEAYFAHTPGLKLVVPRNPYQAKGLLRACIKDDNPVIFFEPKRLYRASTGEVPEGDYTIEIGKAEVVKEGKDVTVLAWGAQMEIIEQAAAKAEEAGISCEIIDLRSILPWDAETIAKSVTKTGRLVISHEAPITNGFGAEIAATIQKECFLHLESPIERVCGLDTPYPLALEKEYVPDALKVFAAIKKSVEF, encoded by the coding sequence ATGGCTAAAATGAACATGCTGCACGCCATTAACTCGGCGTTAGACATTACCATGGCAGAGCACCCTCAGGCGTGTATTTTTGGTGAAGACGTAGGTTATTTTGGTGGCGTGTTCCGTGCTACCTCTGGCTTACAGGAAAAATACGGTAAGCATCGTGTGTTTAATACGCCACTGACAGAGCAGGGTATTTTGGGCTTTGCGAATGGTCTTGCTGCGTTTGGCGCACCTGCACTGGCTGAGATCCAATTTGCTGACTATATCTTCCCTGCATTCGACCAGATAGTGAACGAGTCTGCGAAATTCCGCTATCGTTCAGGTAATGAGTTTAATGTGGGTAACCTGACTATTCGTACACCTTACGGTGGTGGTATTGCGGGTGGTTTGTATCACTCACAATCTCCTGAAGCTTATTTTGCTCATACGCCAGGTCTGAAGCTGGTCGTGCCGCGTAACCCATATCAGGCAAAAGGCCTGCTGCGCGCATGTATCAAAGATGATAACCCGGTGATTTTCTTTGAACCTAAGCGTCTGTATCGCGCTTCAACAGGGGAAGTGCCTGAGGGTGATTACACCATCGAAATTGGCAAAGCTGAAGTGGTCAAAGAAGGTAAAGATGTGACCGTGCTAGCCTGGGGTGCCCAGATGGAAATCATTGAGCAAGCTGCTGCTAAGGCTGAAGAAGCCGGGATCAGCTGTGAGATCATTGACCTGCGCTCAATTTTGCCGTGGGACGCTGAAACAATTGCGAAGTCTGTGACTAAAACTGGTCGTCTGGTTATCAGCCATGAAGCGCCGATCACCAACGGATTTGGTGCTGAGATTGCAGCCACAATCCAGAAAGAGTGTTTCCTGCACCTGGAATCACCCATTGAGCGTGTTTGTGGTCTGGATACGCCTTATCCACTGGCACTGGAAAAAGAGTATGTACCGGATGCACTTAAAGTATTCGCTGCAATTAAGAAGTCAGTAGAGTTTTAA